The region tgctgttctaATCTAAttgcctgtgtgtgtatatggaaatcagaaagacagacagcttTAGTACAGTTTTTAGCCCACCAAGGTAGAGGGAGCAGGCGGGGAATGGGCTGATGCTGCAGAGCCGTCTCTCGCCTGTGCGCTGACTGACCTCAGACTGACTGCCACTCCTGGCTCGGCTCCAGCTGTGGTTCATTTGAGACTGACCTGTGAAAGGGAATACGATGTGATACTATTGCCAGGAAAGATAGATaaaaaatgcatgcatgcaaaaaaaaaaaaagtgtttcagaTTGAAAATATGAAGATGAGGATTTGTTTAGATTTCCCCCGTCATAAGAAATAAACCGAAGACAATTACATGTTGCTTCAGAGTTCACATGCTATTAGAGAATAGTATAAACATTGTCACTGTACCTCTGCTAGGGAGTGACTGATAACCCAACCTGTAAgtgctacagtgaggggaaaaaagtatttgatcccctgctgattttgtacgtttgcccactgacaaagaaatgatcagtctataattttaatggtaggtgtattttaacagtgagagacagaataacaacaaaaaagtctagaaaaacgcatttcaaaaaagttataaattgatttgcatgttaatgagggaaataagtattcgaccccttcgacttagtacttggtggcaaaacccttgttggcaatcacagaggtcagacgtttcttgtagttggccaccaggtttgcacacatctcaggagggattttgtcccactcctctttgcagatcctctccaagtcattagggtttcgaggctgacgtttggcaactcgaaccttcagctccctccacagattttctatgggattaaggtctggagactggctaggccactccaggaccttaatgtgcttcttcttgagccactcctttgttgccttggctgtatgttttgggtcattgtcatgctggaatacccatccacgacccattttcaatgccctggctgagggaaggaggttctcacccaagatttgacggtacatggccccgtccatcgcccctttgatgcggtgcagttgtcctgtccccttagcagaaaaacacccccaaagcataatgtttctacctccatgtttgacggtggggatggtgttcttggggtcattcctcctcctggAAACACAGCGAGtagagttgatgccaaagagctcgattttggtctcatctgaccacaacactttcacccagttctcctctgaatcattcagatgttcattggcaaacttcagacgggcctgtacatgtgctttcttgagcagggggaccttgcaggcgctgcaggatttcagtccttcacggcgtagtgtgttaccaattgttttcttggtgactatggtcccagctgccttgagatcattaacaagatcctcccgtgtagttctgggctgattcctcaccgttctcatgatcattgaaactccacgaggtgagatcttgcatggagccccagaccgagggagactgacagttattttgtgtttcttccatttgcgaataatcgcaccaactgttgtcaccttctcaccaagctgcttggcgatggtcttgtagcccattccagccttgtgtaggtctacaatcttgtccctgacatccttggacagctctttggtcttggccatggtggagagtttggaatgtgattgattgattgcttctgtggacaggtgtcttttatacaggtaacgagctgagattaggagcactccctttaagagagtgctcctaatctcagctcgttacctgtataaaagacacctgggagccagaaatcttgctgattgataggggatcaaatacttatttccctcattaacatgcaaatcaatttataacttttttgaaatgtgtttttctggattttgttgttgttattctgtctctcgctgttaaaatacacctaccattaaaattatagactgataatttctttgtcagtgggcaaacgtacaaaatgagcaggggatcaaatacttttttccctcactgtatatatattgcgTTGCGTTATATTACattgcctgtgtgtgtgcaatgCAATGCCTGtgcacagtgtcagtgtgcagatggtgatgaatacaagacagatgTTCAGTAAGAGCTGTGATTGACCCAGCTGGGTCTTAAATGGATCCTAGAAAACCTCTAAGGAAAAGACCTCTGCCATAGCATCTGATGGGGAGTTGCCTGCTGCTCTCAGTGCCAGGTGTTTAAAGGGCCCGTCTTGTGCTGTGCccctcttgtttttgttttgtttgcaccaATCTTCATGGAGACAGGCGCAGAAGAAGAGGTACACCCCCCGCACGCAGGTACCCCACTTGTGAacaacccctcccccctccaTCTTCCATCACCGGAGCATGCAGCCCTTAGTGGTCGTAGGGCCGAGCCACAGCGGCTCCGGCGTGGGTTCGCTGGCCTGTGgtgttttgtgttgtggtgTCTTCTGGTTGTGGCATTTTGGCCCTGGTTGAATCAAAACCCGGACCTACAGCCcatcccagaaaaaaaaaaagaagattgCGACATTCTGTGTGCGCCAGGGCTTTACTCAGGCCTACCAGGTTAATCCGTTTATAGTggatttttatttcttctttcttcGGATTTAGGTTTGTGTTTCGATTCAACCCAGGTGATTTATttagttgttgttgtcgtctttcttttttcctttctctctcccagAAGTCTGGGAAAGCTATTCAGTCTGTGGAGGTCAGTGAGCTCAGAAACCAGCAGAGCCACTGCACCTGCCAGTCACCCCCCAGACCCCACCCTGTGGGGGGCAGACTGCTCCCTGATTGGATCCCTTGCCCTTCCTTTTCTATTGCACAGCTATGGCCAAGCGTTGCGTGTTAACCCTGCGCTTGGCTGTGACTGTCCGCCTGTCTGCCGCATGCTCTGTGGTGTCCTGTGATCAGAACAGTTATCCTGTACTGTAGATGTTAACATCCTCTCTATTGCTCTGTTCCCCCctctcccacccccccccccctcagcgTATCTTCCCCTACGTGTCGGCGATGGTGGGGAACGGCACGGTGAGCTACGACCACGAGCGCGACGGCCGGCCCACGGAGCTGGGGGGCTGCACCGCGCTGGTCAGAAACCTCAACCATGACACCTTCCTGGTGGTGCGATACGTGCGCCGTAGACTGACCGTGAGTCTCACCatcacactccctctcacacactcgCTGACACTCccgcactgactgactgattcagtctccctgacacacacacagtcgctCACCgtacctctctccctctctgcaggTGATGATTGACATTGATGGGAAGCACGAGTGGCGGGACTGTCTGGACCTCCCGGGGGTGTGGCTGCCGCAGGGGTATTACTTTGGGGCATCGGCCATCACTGGAGACCTGTCAGGTATGGAGAGGGCGTCTCCTGGGGTCTGGCCTCTGAACTTGGTGCTAGTGCCCTCCTGCCTCCCTGTGGACACCAGCTGGTTGCTCTATCAGATGCACTGTTACTGTTTTCAGAAGTTGGGGAGGGCGGGGGATGGGAGGGCAGTTAGTGGGCGGCCGCCAAGGGATGAGAATAGCCCGTCCCTGGGAAGACATGCCCATTCTATATTTAGAGGCATCATTCTGCGAAGGCCGGGGGATCGAGCAACCTTGCAGCACGGCGACACTCGCAGCCCCCGGCATCCGGTGTATCAACTGCCTCCTTTTCTCTTCTTGGTGAAGgcagctctctccctctcttccccctctcttccccctctctcacACCCCAGAGCGAATCTCTATCCCTCTCTGTATATTCCCCTGCCCTAATCTCCagccctctgtctctctctgtagataaCCACGACCTGATTTCTCTGAAGCTGTACCAGCTGACTGTGATGCGCACCGCTGAGGAAGAGAAGCAGGAAGAGGAGGTGACTGTGCCCAGGGTGGACAACATGGCCCTGTTCATcggtgagacacacacacacacactgacccagCATGGACCCGCTCGTGGGGGTCAGTTTAACATGTGCCGTCCTCACTAtgcccatttctctctctctccctgatgtacccccctccccccctgctCTCTCTGACAGAGGACGAGCGTGACGAGCCGATGAGTGGAGTGACGGTGTTCTTCATCGTCCTGTTCTCGCTGCTGGGCTCCATCATGCTGGCTGTCATCGCTGTCATCGTCTACCAGAAGTGGAAAGAGAACAGCCGCA is a window of Amia ocellicauda isolate fAmiCal2 unplaced genomic scaffold, fAmiCal2.hap1 HAP1_SCAFFOLD_228, whole genome shotgun sequence DNA encoding:
- the LOC136725890 gene encoding VIP36-like protein isoform X1; the encoded protein is MAATMNEKDLVRVHNGFFDLISYQNMIKNISLAFFFFLLTASRSRGDEGHEMEEFLKREHSLIKPYQGVGSASSSHWDLMGNAMVTTEQVRLTQDMQSKQGAVWSRIPCHLKDWELQVHFKIHGQGKKNLNGDGLAVWYTKERMQSGPVFGNMDFFTGLGLFVDTYPNEEKQQEAQKKRYTPRTQRIFPYVSAMVGNGTVSYDHERDGRPTELGGCTALVRNLNHDTFLVVRYVRRRLTVMIDIDGKHEWRDCLDLPGVWLPQGYYFGASAITGDLSDNHDLISLKLYQLTVMRTAEEEKQEEEVTVPRVDNMALFIEDERDEPMSGVTVFFIVLFSLLGSIMLAVIAVIVYQKWKENSRKRFY